A stretch of Bos mutus isolate GX-2022 chromosome 8, NWIPB_WYAK_1.1, whole genome shotgun sequence DNA encodes these proteins:
- the HRURF gene encoding protein HRURF translates to MAQPTASAQKLVRPIRAVCRILQIPESDPSNLRP, encoded by the coding sequence ATGGCGCAACCCACGGCCTCGGCCCAGAAGCTGGTGCGGCCGATTCGCGCCGTGTGCCGCATCCTGCAGATCCCGGAGTCCGACCCCTCCAACCTGCGGCCCTAG